The Microbacterium trichothecenolyticum sequence GAACGTCTACTACGCCGAGATCGACGGCAAGCCCTCGGTCGTGGCCCCCGCGCACGTCAACCTGGGCATCGCGATCGACATGCCCAAGCCCGACGGCTCGCGCGCCCTGCTCGTGCCCAGCATCAAGCGGGCCGACACCCTGACCTTCGGGGAGTTCCTCGCCTCGTACGAAGACCTCGTCCGCCGTGCGCGCGGGAACAAGCTGACGCCGGCCGACTTCCAGGGCACCACCGTCTCCCTCACCAACCCGGGTGGCATCGGCACCGTGCACTCGGTCCCCCGCCTCATGCGCGGCCAGGGCGCGATCATCGGCGCCGGGGCCCTCGACTACCCCGCCGAGTTCCAGGGTGCCAGCGAGAAGACGCTGAACGAGTTCGCGATCGGCAAGACCATCACGCTCACCAGCACGTACGACCACCGCGTCATCCAGGGTGCCGGCTCCGGCGAGTTCTTGAAGAAGGTGCACGAGCTGCTGATCGGCCAGCGCGACTTCTACGAGGACATCTTCGCGGCGCTGCGCATCCCGTACGCGCCCATCCACTGGGCCGCCGACATCAGCGTCGACCTCTCCGAGCGCATCGACAAGAGCGCCCGCGTGCAGGAGCTCATCAACTCGTACCGCGTGCGCGGCCACCTCATGGCCGACATCGACCCCCTCGAGTACGTCCAGCGCACGCACCCCGACCTCGAGATCGAGTCGCACGGCCTCACGTTCTGGGACCTCGACCGCGAGTTCGTCACGGGTGGCCTCGGCGGCAAGCGCGTCGCCAAGCTCCGCGACATCCTCGGTGTGCTGCGCGACTCGTACTGCCGCACGATGGGCGTGGAGTACATGCACATCCAGGACCCCGCGCAGCGCCGGTGGTTCCAGTCCAACATCGAGGTCAAGTACATCAAGCCGGGCCACGACGAGCAGCTGCGCATCCTGTCGAAGCTCAACCAGGCCGAGGCCTTCGAGACGTTCCTGCAGACCAAGTACGTCGGCCAGAAGCGCTTCAGCCTCGAGGGCGGCGAGTCGCTCATCCCCCTGCTCGACCAGATCCTGCAGGGTGCCGCATCGAAGGGCCTCGACGGCGCCGCCATCGGTATGGCGCACCGCGGCCGTCTCAACGTGCTCACCAACATCGCCGGCAAGACCTACGGTCAGGTGTTCCGCGAGTTCGAGGGCGCGGTCGCCATCGGCAGCAAGCGCGGCTCGGGCGACGTGAAGTACCACCTCGGCACCGAGGGCACCTTCGTGGGCGACGAGGGCGATGAACTGCCCGTCTACCTCGCGGCCAACCCCTCGCACCTCGAGACCGTCGACGGCGTGCTCGAGGGCATCGTCCGCGCCAAGCAGGACCGCAAGCCCATCGGCACGTTCTCGTGGCTGCCCATCCTCGTACACGGCGACGCCGCGTTCGCCGGCCAGGGAGTGGTCGTCGAGACGCTGCAGATGTCGCAGTTGCGCGGCTACCGAACGGGCGGCACGATCCACGTGGTCGTCAACAACCAGGTCGGCTTCACCACCACCCCGACCGATGCCCGCACCTCGGTGTACGCCACCGACGTGGCCAAGACGATCCAGGCGCCGATCCTGCACGTCAACGGCGACGACCCCGAGGCGGTCGTCCGCGCCGCGGAGCTGGCGTTCCTCTACCGCGAGGAGTTCCACCGCGACATCGTCATCGACCTCGTCTGCTACCGCCGTCGCGGACACAACGAGGGCGACGACCCCTCGATGACGCAGCCGCTCATGACGAACCTCATCGAGGCGAAGCGCTCGGTGCGCCGGCTCTACACCGAGTCGCTCGTCGGTCGCGGCGACATCACCGAAGACGAGTACGAACAGGCCAAGCAGGACTTCCAGAACCGTCTCGAAGTCGCGTTCGCCGACACGCACGAGGCGGAGACGGGCACCAACCCCGTCGTCGCGACCGACGCCGCCGACGAACCGGTCAGCGGCGCTCCCGAGACCACCGGTGTCTCCCGCGAGGTCGTCCAGCACATCGGCGACGCGTTCGTGAACAAGCCCGACGGCTTCACGGTCCACAACAAGCTGCAGCAGCTTCTCGAGAAGCGACTCGACATGAGCCGCAACGGCAACATCGACTGGGCCTTCGGCGAGCTGCTCGCCTTCGGCTCCGTGCTGATGGAGGGCACGCCCGTCCGCCTCGCCGGACAGGACTCGCGCCGCGGCACCTTCGTACAGCGCCACTCGGTGCTGCACGACCGTGACAACGGCCAGGAATGGCTGCCGCTGGCCAACCTCAGCGAGAACCAGGGACGCTTCTGGGTCTACGACTCGCTGCTCAGCGAGTACGCGGCGATGGCCTTCGAATACGGCTACTCGGTGGAACGCGCCGACGCCCTCGTGCTGTGGGAAGCCCAGTTCGGCGACTTCGCCAACGGCGCACAGTCGGTCATCGACGAGTTCATCTCGTCGGCCGACCAGAAGTGGGCGCAGCAGTCGAGCGTCGTGCTGCTGCTCCCCCACGGCTACGAGGGTCAGGGCCCCGACCACTCGTCGGCCCGGATCGAGCGCTACCTGCAGATGTGCGCGCAGGACAACATGATCGTGGCGCGCCCGTCGACGCCCGCGTCGTACTTCCACCTGCTGCGCCGTCAGGCCTACCAGCGACCCCGTCGTCCGCTCATCGTCTTCACCCCGAAGGCCATGTTGCGGCTGCGCGGTGCCACCAGCCCGGTCGAAGACTTCCTCGAGGGGCGCTTCGAGCCCGTGCTCGACGACAACCGCGGGGTCGACAAGGCTGCCGTGAAGCGCGTCCTGCTGCACGCCGGAAAGATCCACTGGGATCTTCGGGCCGAGCTCGACAAGAACCCGAACCCCGAGATCGCTCTCGTGCGCCTGGAGCAGTACTACCCCGCGCCCATCGAGGAACTCACCCGCGTGCTGGGGCAGTACCCGGACGCCGAGCTGGTGTGGGTGCAGGACGAGCCCGAGAACCAGGGGGCCTGGCCCTTCATCGCCCTCGAGGTCGCCGACCAGCTCCGTGGACGCCCGATTCGGCTCATCTCGCGCGCCGCGGCCGCGTCGACGGCCACCGGTTCGCCCAAGGTGCACGCGAACGAGCACGCCGCGATCATGAAAGCTGCACTCGCGCGCTGATCCCGTCACGACAAGGGCCCGGTCGAGTTCGCTCGACCGGGCCCTGTCGTCATTCCACGCACGACGGCATGCCGACGAAGCGCCGCGGCGGGCGGCGGGCGGACACGCGCCGACACCCGCGAGGCAGCCGGGGCTCGCGACGCCCCGAACGCGCCGCGCGGGTGCGGCACCGGGTCAGGATGCGGGGGCGGTCAGTCCGAGCACGGGGGCCAGGGCGGGGATCGCGAACGCCAGGCTTCCGTCGAGCGCCTCACCGGTGTGACCGGCGCCCTCGACGACGTGCGTCAGCGCCGTGAAGCCCGCGGTCTGAGCGACCTTGGAGTTCGCCAACTGTCCGGGGCCGAAGGTGGTGTCTTCGCTTCCCCACGTGAAGATCGCCAGGTGCCCGGCGTACGCCCCGGGTGCGGCCGCCGCCATGATCACGGCGGGCTTGCTCGCCTCGAACGCGGCGGCGTCGCCCGCGAAAGCGTCGTCCACCGTTTGCGCGGGGTGCTCCGACCCCGGGAACTCATTGCCCATGATGTCGAGCATCTGCCCCCAGGTGTCGGGGTACTTCGCCCCGTACTGCGCCGCACAGGCGCCCCCGTTCGAGAACCCGCCGATGACCCAGTAGCGGTGGTCCTTGACGATGTTGAGGTTGGCTTCGGCCCACTGGGGCACGAGTTGGTTGATGTAGGTGGAGACGGCGCCGAACTTCGCCGAGTCGACGCAGGCCGGGTCGCGTTCGGGGGCCGTGAGCTGATCGACGACGACGGCGATGGGCGCGAGCCCCTTGTTCTTCGCGGCGAACGCGTCGAGGGACTTCGCCAGCGCGGTCGGGTCGGGCGACCCCGGCTGGCCCATCATGAAGACCAGGAACGGTAGGGCCGGCGGATTCGCCACCTGAGCCGCGGGGGGAAGGTACAACGACGCGTCGCGCGCCGCA is a genomic window containing:
- a CDS encoding multifunctional oxoglutarate decarboxylase/oxoglutarate dehydrogenase thiamine pyrophosphate-binding subunit/dihydrolipoyllysine-residue succinyltransferase subunit, which codes for MSSQVTGVGTSSEGEFGANEWLVDELYEQFKVDKHSVDKAWWPILEAYHPVVDGAGAAAPPPSEPKPVTAPIPIVGQAPVARTTTKPAKPQPIPAQAPTHAPSAAAESTEEDRVTVLKGMPKALASNMDDSLTVPTATSVRTVPAKLMIDNRIVINNHMARTRGGKVSFTHLIGWALIQALKEFPSQNVYYAEIDGKPSVVAPAHVNLGIAIDMPKPDGSRALLVPSIKRADTLTFGEFLASYEDLVRRARGNKLTPADFQGTTVSLTNPGGIGTVHSVPRLMRGQGAIIGAGALDYPAEFQGASEKTLNEFAIGKTITLTSTYDHRVIQGAGSGEFLKKVHELLIGQRDFYEDIFAALRIPYAPIHWAADISVDLSERIDKSARVQELINSYRVRGHLMADIDPLEYVQRTHPDLEIESHGLTFWDLDREFVTGGLGGKRVAKLRDILGVLRDSYCRTMGVEYMHIQDPAQRRWFQSNIEVKYIKPGHDEQLRILSKLNQAEAFETFLQTKYVGQKRFSLEGGESLIPLLDQILQGAASKGLDGAAIGMAHRGRLNVLTNIAGKTYGQVFREFEGAVAIGSKRGSGDVKYHLGTEGTFVGDEGDELPVYLAANPSHLETVDGVLEGIVRAKQDRKPIGTFSWLPILVHGDAAFAGQGVVVETLQMSQLRGYRTGGTIHVVVNNQVGFTTTPTDARTSVYATDVAKTIQAPILHVNGDDPEAVVRAAELAFLYREEFHRDIVIDLVCYRRRGHNEGDDPSMTQPLMTNLIEAKRSVRRLYTESLVGRGDITEDEYEQAKQDFQNRLEVAFADTHEAETGTNPVVATDAADEPVSGAPETTGVSREVVQHIGDAFVNKPDGFTVHNKLQQLLEKRLDMSRNGNIDWAFGELLAFGSVLMEGTPVRLAGQDSRRGTFVQRHSVLHDRDNGQEWLPLANLSENQGRFWVYDSLLSEYAAMAFEYGYSVERADALVLWEAQFGDFANGAQSVIDEFISSADQKWAQQSSVVLLLPHGYEGQGPDHSSARIERYLQMCAQDNMIVARPSTPASYFHLLRRQAYQRPRRPLIVFTPKAMLRLRGATSPVEDFLEGRFEPVLDDNRGVDKAAVKRVLLHAGKIHWDLRAELDKNPNPEIALVRLEQYYPAPIEELTRVLGQYPDAELVWVQDEPENQGAWPFIALEVADQLRGRPIRLISRAAAASTATGSPKVHANEHAAIMKAALAR
- a CDS encoding alpha/beta hydrolase codes for the protein MNRFVLSFELIDSPVLVVCAVVGALGALAVIVWAPRRLILTLAVGAAAGVVMFIATRILEGMDMFQGPLPSGAIWWGAGAAAAAAVGVVGICRRPWLRRVFGILTVIASLLAGALGVNAAYGVTHNLAAILGVQALDPAVLPQQDVSTDASTADPATLYERWDPPADMPAKGSVTALTGSTQIPTGQYAARDASLYLPPAAQVANPPALPFLVFMMGQPGSPDPTALAKSLDAFAAKNKGLAPIAVVVDQLTAPERDPACVDSAKFGAVSTYINQLVPQWAEANLNIVKDHRYWVIGGFSNGGACAAQYGAKYPDTWGQMLDIMGNEFPGSEHPAQTVDDAFAGDAAAFEASKPAVIMAAAAPGAYAGHLAIFTWGSEDTTFGPGQLANSKVAQTAGFTALTHVVEGAGHTGEALDGSLAFAIPALAPVLGLTAPAS